In Candidatus Accumulibacter cognatus, the genomic window TTGCAGCCAACTGCAGATGGCCTGCCCATCGCGGCTTCGCACATGACGCAGGATGCGTCGATACCTGCCGTCGCTGACGGCCTCGACGCCCGCGATGGCGCGCTGCTCAAGAAAGGCGAGCAGCGCCGGCCAGTCCAAGGGGGCGCGATACGCCAGGCTGAAGGTGAAGCAGCGCGCATTTTCGGCGACGGCCGCGCTCGCCCCACCCGCCTCGGCCAGGATGTGACGCAAGCGCGTCGGCGCAAATCCATAGCGCTCCGAAAACAGCGCATTCATGCGTCGGACACTGGAAAAACCGCTGGCGAAAGCCACCTCGGCAACCGGCAAGGCCGTATCGGTCAGCAATCGCTTGGCCAGCAGCAGGCGATGCGTTTGCGCATACTGCACCGGCGACACGCCGAACTCGGCCTGAAAAATCCGCCGCAAGTGCCGATCGCTCACTCCGACGCGCGCGGCAATGGCGCTCAAAGGGTGATCCGCATCGCACTTGGCTGCTCCACCGATCCCCGCGATGGCGTCTTCGATGAAGCGCGCCGCGGTCTGTGCCAGCTTCGCACTCGCCTCGCTGGCGGCGAATCCGGGCGCGAGTTCCGGCCGGCACTTCAGACAAGGCCGATAGCCGGCTGCTTCAGCGGCCGCTGCGCTGACGTAGAAACTGCAATTCTCGAAGCGCGGCAACTTCACCCGGCAGATCGGCCGGCAATAGATGCGCGTCGAGGAAACGCCGACAAAGAATCGGCCATCGAAGCGTATGTCATGCGCCTTCATTGCCTGGTAGCAGGCAGCCGGGGTGAACCGGCCAGCAGGGGCTGGCATCGTTACGGGAGGGTCGTTGGCTTCAGGCATGCTGCCAGTCTAGCGGCAAGCGTTCGACAGAGCTGGCCGTTTTCGGACATTCAATTACCCGGTCGGAACAGACTGCGTGCAACGGGCAGGCCGGGCAGCCCGTCACTTCGATACAATGGCAGCCTCCAACTTTCTCCAGCAGGGACCGCCATGACTCAGGATGAACTCAAGAAAGCCGTCGCTCGCGCGGCGATCGCGCAGGTGATCGAGGGAGAAATCGTCGGCGTCGGCACGGGCTCGACCGCCAACTGCTTCATCGATGAGCTGGCCCGGATTCGGGACCGGATCCGGGGAGCGGTGGCAAGTTCGGAGGCGACGAGAAAGCGACTGGAAGGCCACGGCATCGTCGTCTTCGAACTCAACGACGTGGCCTACCTGCCGGTCTACGTGGACGGCGCCGACGAGATCAACACGGCGATGCAGATGATCAAGGGCGGGGGTGGCGCTCTGACGCGCGAGAAGATCGTCGCTGCCGTGGCACAAAAATTCGTCTGTATCGCCGATGCCTCGAAACTGGTGCCGGTACTTGGCGCTTTCCCGCTGCCCGTCGAGGTCATCCCGATGGCGCTTGGCCATGTCCGACGCGAACTCGCCCGGATCGGTGGCAAACCGCAACTGCGCGAAGGTTTCGTGACCGACAACGGCAACCTGATCCTGGACCTCGGCGGACTCGTGATGGCCGACCCGGTTGAACTGGAAAGCCGCATCAACCAGATCGTCGGCGTGGTCAGCAACGGCCTGTTCGCCCGTCGTCCGGCGGATATCTGCCTGCTCGGTACGGCTGCCGGAGTGAAGATGCTGACCGCCGACCGAACGGTCGAAACCGAAGCGCACGGGCCGGCGGCTGTTCAGCCGCCGTCAAGCAGCGCGACCTCTCAGGCGCGAGGCGGCACGTAGCCCTGCACCTTGTCGGCGCCGCTACCGAAGAAATGCCGCTCCATCTGCTCGGTCAGATATTTGCGATGCGCGGCATCGGCCAGGTTGAGGCGGTTCTCGTTGATGATCATGGTCTGCATGCGCACCCATTGCTGCCATGCTTCCTTGGCGACCGATTCATAAATCCGCTTGCCCAGCTCACCGGGAACCGGGGGAAAATCAAGACCTTCAGCCTCGCGACCGAGCTTGACACAATTGACCATTCTTGCCATTCAAAACACTCCTTAACTTCTTGGGAAATTCCGCCGATGCGAACCCGAATGTGAAAGTCGCTGCAGCGCCTCACGAATCCGACCCGCTGCCGGCAGCCTTACAGTTCCTTCATCAATACGATCGAGCGGCGTTGCAGGTTATACACCAGCCGCTTTTCGGCCGGTAACTCGTCAATCGGGCGGACGCTGAAACCGCGTTCCTTGAACCACTGCGAAGTCGCCGTGGTGAGGACAAACAGACGCTTGACGCCGGCTGCACGCGCTTGCGTCTCGATCCGCTTCATCAGCAGCGCACCATAGCCCCAGCGACGATAGTGCGGATGCACGGCCAGGCAGGCCAGTTCGGCCTGGTCCTCGCCGTAGGGGTATAGCGCGGCACAGCCGACAATCACGCCGTCGTGTTCAACCACCGAGAATCGTGTGATCTCGCGTTCGAGCAACTCGCGCGAGCGACGTACCAGTGTGCCATCCTCTTCGAGGGGCTCGATCAGCGCCACCAGGCCGCCGATATCGTCTGGCCCGGCGTCATGCATCTGCTCTAGCGATTTCTGGGTGATCACCGTGCCCACGCCGTCGTGCGTGAAGAGTTCACGCAGCAGCGTGCCATCCTCGTCGTAACCGATCAGGTGCACGCGCCCGACGCCGGCCCGGCTGGCCCGGACCGCGCAGGGAAGGTAGCGCTTGAGGTCGGTCGACAACCAGTCGCCGAGACTGATCAGCCTTTCGGCGGCCTCGACGGTCAGTTCATCGAGCAGGGCGCCGTCGATATCGGTGGCGCCTCGGCTATCGCTCAGAAAGATCAGCTTGTCGACAAGCAGCGAGGTGGCCACCGCCTCTGCCACCTCCTCCATCGCCAGGTTGAAGATTTCCCCGGTCGGGCTCGAACCGATGCACGAAAGCAGGACGATGTTGCCCAGGCCGAGCTGCGCACGGATGCCCTCGGCGTCGAGCTTGCGCACCTGCCCCGAGTATTGCAGATCGACGCCATCGACGACCCCGACCGGCTTGGCGGTAATGAAATTGCCGCCAACGACGCGAATCGTGCTGTTGGCCATGGGCGTATCGGCAAGACCCTGCGAAAGCAGGGCCTCGATTTCGACATAGATGCTGCCCACCGCGTCGATCACGCAGGCGATCGCCTTGGCATCGGTAATGCGATAGTTGCCATGGTAGACCGACTGCAGGCCACGCTCGCGCATCAACTTCTCGATCTGCGGCCGTGCGCCGTGCACCAGTACCAGGCGCACACCGAGCGCGGCCAGCAGATTCACGTCATAGGCCAGCGTACGTGCCAGTTGTCCGGCGATCGCCTTGCCGCCGAAGGCGATGAGAAAGGTCTTGCCGCGAAAGAGATTGACGTACGGCGCAACCGATCGGAACCAGGCGACGAACTGGCCAGCGCTCAAGTCCTTGGACATTTCAAACGGCAGGTCTGTCCTTGTCCTCGGTCTCGACGACAGCTTTCGCCTCTTTGGCAGACCTCGCCTTCCCGGCTCTCGACGCGTGCGCCGGTCGGGTTTTTGACTGCTTGGCCTGCTCGGACTTCGACGCGTGTTCGTGCTCTTCCTTGACTTCCCTGGCGTCTGCTTCCTTCGTCACCTCGGTCTTGGGCGCTTTCGCAACCAGGACCCTGGGCTCTTTCATCGGCTCGACCTTGAGTTCTTTCTCCAGACGCTCGCAGATCGTCCGCAGAACCTTGATCCGGGCAAACAACTTGTCGTTGGATTCGACGATCGTCCACGGCGCGGTGCCGGAACTGGTGCGATCGATCATGTCGCAGACCGCTTCATGGTAGGCCCCGGCCTTCTCGCGGTTGCGCCAGTCTTCCTCGGTAATCTTGAAGCGCTTGTGCTCGACCTTGGCGCGTTCATCGAAGCGTTTGAGCTGCTCATCGTCGCTGATCTGCAGCCAGAACTTGATGACGATTCCGCCAGCATGCCAGAGGTCATGCTCGAAATCGTTGATCTCGGAATAGGCACGCAACCAGTCTGCCTCGCTGCAGAATCTCTCGACCCGTTCGACAAGCACGCGCCCATACCAGGTGCGGTCAAATATGACCACGCGTCCGAGCCGCGGCATGTGCCGCCAGAATCGCCACAGATAGGGTTGGACACGCTCCTCTTCGGTCGGAGCAGCAATCGGGATGATCTGATACTGGCGTGCATCCATCGCCGACATCACCCGCCGGATGGCACCGCCCTTGCCGGCCGCGTCCGAACCTTCAAAGGCGAGGATCAGGGCCCGCTTTTTGAACTCGGGGTGGCGCATCAGCTCTGCCAGACGCCCCTGCCAGGTCGCCAGCTCGGTCTCGTACACCTTTTTCGTCAGGCTTTGCGTCATGTCCAGCGAACTCAGCACGTCGAGACGGTCGATCCGTGGCGAGAAGGGCGGGGCCACCGGCGAATTCTGGTCCCGCTTGTCAGCCAGTCGCTTCTGCACCGAATCGAGAATCGTCTTGCCAACGGTCAGCGAACGATAACGATCGTCGGTTCCCTCGACGATGATCCACGGCGCCCAGGGGGTATTCGTCGTGCGCAACAGGTGGCCGGCTACTTCCTGCATCTTGTCGTAGGTCTTCAGGCGATCCCAGCTGGTCTTGGTGACCCGCCAGCGGGTCAGCGGGTTTGCCTCGATCGCCTTCAGGCGCTCGCGCTGCGCGTCCTTGGAAAGGTGTATCCAGAACTTGAGCACCAGCGCACCCTCGTTGACCAACATCGCCTCGAAGCGGTTGAGCTGGTCCATGCGCTGATCGAAATCGGATCGCGACAGGTCGTTGCTAATCCGCTCGGCGATTGGATGCGAATACCATGAACCGGCGAAGATCCCCATTCGCCCTTTAGGTGGTAGCGCCCGCCAGTAACGCCACATCGAGGGGTGAGCGCGCTCTTCGGCAGTCGGCGCATAAAAAGCGTGTGTCGACAGGTAACGGGGATCCATCCATTCGTAGAGAACGTTGATGGTTTCCCCTTTTCCGGACCCGTCGACGCCGCTGATCAGGATGATTACCGGAAAGCTGCCGTTCTCGCGCAGCAGTTGCTGCGTTTCGAGCAGCGCCGCGCGCAGCTTGGGCTCCTCTGCCTTGAACGTTTCCTTGTCGATCTTGTGTCCCAACTCTGCTGATTCAAACATCCGTCGTCTCCTCTTTCAAGTCACCCCATAAAAACTGGATTGCTGCCAGAGCAGCCAGACCAGCGGTTTCGGTACGCAGGATGCGCGGCCCAAAATGCACCGGCAAAAAACCGGTCAAGGACGCCAACTGCGCTTCCTCGGGCGTGAGACCGCCCTCGGCACCGATCAACAGCTCAACCCACCCACCCGCCGGCGGTCCCGGCAACGTGGCCAGTGAACGCCGCGCGCCTGGCGCCAGCAGGAGGCGAAGGACACCTGCCGCGGGTTCCCGGGCCAGCCAGTGTTCAAGGCTTTCCGGAACCGTCACTTCCGGCAGCCGGTTGCGCCCGCATTGTTCGCAGGCTGCGGCGGCGACGCCGCGCCAGTGCTCAAGCCGGCGTAATGCGCGTTCGCCTTCGAGGCGCAGCACACTGCGTTTCGAAACGACCGGAACGATGCGCCGGACACCCAGCTCGACGGCCTTCTGTACCGTCCAGTCCATTTTTTCGCTGGCCTGCAACGCCTGCACCAAGGTGACCGACAAGGGCGATTCACGCTCGTGGCCGACCCACTCCAGGACATCGACGCTGACCCGCGCCCGTTCAATGCCAACGATCCGGGCAGGATATTCCCCGCCGGCACCATTGAAGAGGGTCAAGTCATCGCCAGTGCGCAGGCGCAAGACCCTGATCGCATGCTGCGCTACCCGTTCAGGCAAATCGACGCACGCGCCGGCCACCAGCGGCATCGGGCAATGAAAGCGGGGACCATTCACCGTGGTATTATAAGAGTTTCCTTGCTTGATGGTCGTTGTTTGGAGGCAGCCCCCTGTATGGCGCTCAATACCCCTGTTTGTGACTTTGGCTGGCAAGCGCCTGACTTCGAGCTCGAGGATACCCACGGTTCCCGGCAGACGCTCGCCAGCCTGCGCGGACCGAATGGCCTGTTGCTGATGTTTATCTGTAACCACTGCCCCTATGTCAAGGCGATCATCGACCGCATTTGCCGCGACGCGCGCGAACTGCAGGCCCAGGGGATCGGCGTCGCGGCCATCATGAGCAACGATCCGGCCGAATACCCCGAGGACTCCGTTGAAAACATGCAACGCGTGGCCCGGGATCTGAATTTTTCGTTTCCTTATCTGCATGACTCCACCCAGGAGGTGGCACGCCGTTACGGTGCGGTGTGTACGCCGGACTTCTTCGGCTTCAACCGCGACCTGCAATTACAGTACCGCGGACGTCTCGACGCCAGCGGCCGCATGCCGGCTCCCCCCGATGCCCGACGCGAGCTGGTCGAAGCCATGCGCCTGGTCGCCGAAACCGGTTGTGGCCCACACGAGCAGACCGCCAGCATGGGTTGCTCGATCAAGTGGCGCGACTGATCCAGAATGCGCAACGAAGAAGGCGCGGGTACGCCGGCGATCACTGACGCCCATCTGAAGCGCATGCTCGACGCCAGCATCGCGGTGGTCCGCGAGGTTGCGCAGCGAGAAATCACTCCGCGCTTCCTGCGGGTCAGCCATGGAGAACGCAAGGACGACGGTTCACTGTGCTCGGAAGCCGATCTCGCGGCGCAGCAGTTTCTTGTCGGGCGCCTGACCGAGATCCTTGCCTGCCCGATCATCGGTGAAGAAATGTCCCCGGCAATGCAACGCGCCGGCTGGCACGAGGGCAGCACCGACGAACACGGTCTGTGGTGTATCGACCCGATTGACGGCACCACCAATTTCATCAACGGGCTGCCCTGCTTTGCCATTTCCATCGCCTGGATGAGTGCGCGGCGAGCACGCCTGGCGGTGACCTACAACCCGATCACCGACGAAATGTTCTATGCCCGCGAAGGCAATGGCGCCTACCTCAATGGCCGCCGCCTGCCCTTGCGCCAGGTGACCGCGGATATCCGCCGTGCCGTCGGCGGCGTCGATTTCAAACGGATCCCGAAGCCGCTGGCTGACCGAATCGCCGTCAGCCCGCCTTTCTACTCGCAGCGCAATTACGGCAGTTCGACGCTCGACTGGTGCAACCTCGCCGCGGGCCGACTCGACCTCTACCTGCACGGTGGCCAGATGCTCTGGGATTACGCCGCCGGCAGCCTGATCCTGCGCGAGGCCGGCGGCCAGATGTGCACCCTGGCAGAAGATGACTACGACGCCGATGACGTCTGGCGGCGCCCGGTCATCGCGGCCTTGCACCCGGCCGTTTTTGCTGCCTGGCGGGACTGGGTTCGACAGTCTCGCCAGCCGGAAAGCGTCTGACCAAACTAGATGACGCAGCTATCCACTACAGGAGCTTTTCACCATGGCAGTAACGACTGAAGCCGTACAGGCGGCACTCAAGGAATTGATCGATCCCAATACCCAAAAGGA contains:
- a CDS encoding helix-turn-helix domain-containing protein codes for the protein MPAPAGRFTPAACYQAMKAHDIRFDGRFFVGVSSTRIYCRPICRVKLPRFENCSFYVSAAAAEAAGYRPCLKCRPELAPGFAASEASAKLAQTAARFIEDAIAGIGGAAKCDADHPLSAIAARVGVSDRHLRRIFQAEFGVSPVQYAQTHRLLLAKRLLTDTALPVAEVAFASGFSSVRRMNALFSERYGFAPTRLRHILAEAGGASAAVAENARCFTFSLAYRAPLDWPALLAFLEQRAIAGVEAVSDGRYRRILRHVRSRDGQAICSWLQVADQAHRNALQVTLSPAFAPVIAGVLSQVRRVFDVHADPWEIGAALGRLAQGSRGLRLPGAFDGFELAVRAVLGQQITVAAARTLATRFVAAFAEPIEFEVTPPFTDLSVAFPTASRVAALMPAELIRLGIVAARAQALIALAQKMVAGELDLSPAANLESSCAALQSIKGIGPWTAHYIAMRALSWPDAWPPHDAGLLKALGLPNTARGWRAAEAIAEPWRPWRSYALMHLWNSREKTA
- the rpiA gene encoding ribose-5-phosphate isomerase RpiA, translating into MTQDELKKAVARAAIAQVIEGEIVGVGTGSTANCFIDELARIRDRIRGAVASSEATRKRLEGHGIVVFELNDVAYLPVYVDGADEINTAMQMIKGGGGALTREKIVAAVAQKFVCIADASKLVPVLGAFPLPVEVIPMALGHVRRELARIGGKPQLREGFVTDNGNLILDLGGLVMADPVELESRINQIVGVVSNGLFARRPADICLLGTAAGVKMLTADRTVETEAHGPAAVQPPSSSATSQARGGT
- a CDS encoding oxidative damage protection protein; its protein translation is MARMVNCVKLGREAEGLDFPPVPGELGKRIYESVAKEAWQQWVRMQTMIINENRLNLADAAHRKYLTEQMERHFFGSGADKVQGYVPPRA
- the argA gene encoding amino-acid N-acetyltransferase, coding for MSKDLSAGQFVAWFRSVAPYVNLFRGKTFLIAFGGKAIAGQLARTLAYDVNLLAALGVRLVLVHGARPQIEKLMRERGLQSVYHGNYRITDAKAIACVIDAVGSIYVEIEALLSQGLADTPMANSTIRVVGGNFITAKPVGVVDGVDLQYSGQVRKLDAEGIRAQLGLGNIVLLSCIGSSPTGEIFNLAMEEVAEAVATSLLVDKLIFLSDSRGATDIDGALLDELTVEAAERLISLGDWLSTDLKRYLPCAVRASRAGVGRVHLIGYDEDGTLLRELFTHDGVGTVITQKSLEQMHDAGPDDIGGLVALIEPLEEDGTLVRRSRELLEREITRFSVVEHDGVIVGCAALYPYGEDQAELACLAVHPHYRRWGYGALLMKRIETQARAAGVKRLFVLTTATSQWFKERGFSVRPIDELPAEKRLVYNLQRRSIVLMKEL
- the pap gene encoding polyphosphate:AMP phosphotransferase gives rise to the protein MFESAELGHKIDKETFKAEEPKLRAALLETQQLLRENGSFPVIILISGVDGSGKGETINVLYEWMDPRYLSTHAFYAPTAEERAHPSMWRYWRALPPKGRMGIFAGSWYSHPIAERISNDLSRSDFDQRMDQLNRFEAMLVNEGALVLKFWIHLSKDAQRERLKAIEANPLTRWRVTKTSWDRLKTYDKMQEVAGHLLRTTNTPWAPWIIVEGTDDRYRSLTVGKTILDSVQKRLADKRDQNSPVAPPFSPRIDRLDVLSSLDMTQSLTKKVYETELATWQGRLAELMRHPEFKKRALILAFEGSDAAGKGGAIRRVMSAMDARQYQIIPIAAPTEEERVQPYLWRFWRHMPRLGRVVIFDRTWYGRVLVERVERFCSEADWLRAYSEINDFEHDLWHAGGIVIKFWLQISDDEQLKRFDERAKVEHKRFKITEEDWRNREKAGAYHEAVCDMIDRTSSGTAPWTIVESNDKLFARIKVLRTICERLEKELKVEPMKEPRVLVAKAPKTEVTKEADAREVKEEHEHASKSEQAKQSKTRPAHASRAGKARSAKEAKAVVETEDKDRPAV
- a CDS encoding 16S rRNA (uracil(1498)-N(3))-methyltransferase; this encodes MNGPRFHCPMPLVAGACVDLPERVAQHAIRVLRLRTGDDLTLFNGAGGEYPARIVGIERARVSVDVLEWVGHERESPLSVTLVQALQASEKMDWTVQKAVELGVRRIVPVVSKRSVLRLEGERALRRLEHWRGVAAAACEQCGRNRLPEVTVPESLEHWLAREPAAGVLRLLLAPGARRSLATLPGPPAGGWVELLIGAEGGLTPEEAQLASLTGFLPVHFGPRILRTETAGLAALAAIQFLWGDLKEETTDV
- a CDS encoding thioredoxin family protein; this encodes MALNTPVCDFGWQAPDFELEDTHGSRQTLASLRGPNGLLLMFICNHCPYVKAIIDRICRDARELQAQGIGVAAIMSNDPAEYPEDSVENMQRVARDLNFSFPYLHDSTQEVARRYGAVCTPDFFGFNRDLQLQYRGRLDASGRMPAPPDARRELVEAMRLVAETGCGPHEQTASMGCSIKWRD
- a CDS encoding inositol monophosphatase family protein, which gives rise to MLDASIAVVREVAQREITPRFLRVSHGERKDDGSLCSEADLAAQQFLVGRLTEILACPIIGEEMSPAMQRAGWHEGSTDEHGLWCIDPIDGTTNFINGLPCFAISIAWMSARRARLAVTYNPITDEMFYAREGNGAYLNGRRLPLRQVTADIRRAVGGVDFKRIPKPLADRIAVSPPFYSQRNYGSSTLDWCNLAAGRLDLYLHGGQMLWDYAAGSLILREAGGQMCTLAEDDYDADDVWRRPVIAALHPAVFAAWRDWVRQSRQPESV